One part of the Thermococcus radiotolerans genome encodes these proteins:
- a CDS encoding Gfo/Idh/MocA family protein, translating to MELKVGVIGCGNIFNLAHKKALRGIEGIRVVACMDIDPERAREGAKEFRAKAFTSLDEFLDTEVDVVEVLTPTYTHAELAVEALKAGKHVIVEKPIALTVEEGERMIKTAEKKDLHLFVGHVRRFDKRWMQMKEVIKKRNILPMHIRKAEVQNLPFPRDYWYWDENRSGGVAVDLGVHVTDFLRWFFESEPVSVYAVGKSIKEEARANGTFDHFMMMIKFEGGKTGIAEVSWAYPYPSRYGVFYHHVDIIGKNGRIRYTPLDTPVVGVAKANFEMPRFSPLLSTFPDAFERELRHFFNCIKGKEEPVVTAEDALIALKIAERAKESARKGEVVEV from the coding sequence ATGGAGCTAAAGGTCGGAGTGATAGGCTGCGGAAACATATTCAACCTTGCCCACAAAAAGGCCCTCAGGGGAATCGAGGGCATCAGGGTCGTCGCCTGCATGGACATAGACCCGGAACGGGCCCGCGAGGGTGCGAAGGAGTTTCGGGCGAAGGCGTTCACGAGTCTCGACGAGTTTTTGGATACAGAGGTTGACGTCGTTGAGGTGCTCACGCCAACCTACACCCACGCAGAACTTGCCGTTGAGGCTCTCAAGGCAGGAAAGCACGTGATAGTGGAGAAGCCGATAGCCCTCACCGTTGAAGAGGGCGAGAGAATGATAAAAACCGCCGAAAAGAAAGACCTGCACCTCTTCGTTGGTCACGTGAGGCGATTTGACAAGAGATGGATGCAGATGAAGGAGGTCATAAAGAAGCGCAACATCCTTCCCATGCACATCAGAAAGGCCGAAGTCCAGAACCTCCCCTTCCCCAGGGATTACTGGTACTGGGACGAGAACAGGAGCGGCGGTGTCGCCGTTGACCTCGGAGTTCACGTCACGGACTTCCTGCGCTGGTTCTTCGAGAGCGAACCGGTGAGCGTCTACGCCGTTGGGAAGTCCATCAAGGAGGAGGCGAGGGCCAACGGGACGTTCGACCACTTCATGATGATGATAAAGTTCGAGGGAGGAAAGACCGGCATAGCAGAGGTCAGCTGGGCCTACCCCTACCCCTCGCGCTACGGTGTCTTCTACCACCACGTTGACATCATAGGGAAAAATGGCAGGATACGCTACACCCCGCTGGACACTCCCGTGGTCGGCGTCGCCAAGGCCAACTTCGAGATGCCGCGCTTCTCACCGCTCCTCTCAACCTTCCCCGACGCCTTCGAGAGGGAACTGAGGCACTTCTTCAACTGCATTAAGGGGAAGGAAGAGCCAGTGGTTACCGCCGAGGACGCCCTGATAGCACTGAAGATTGCCGAGAGAGCAAAGGAGAGCGCCCGCAAGGGGGAGGTGGTTGAGGTATGA
- a CDS encoding Gfo/Idh/MocA family protein, which translates to MKKLNFGIISYAHPHALRFASTIAGGKGTKLVAISGDGANPDVARAEAKKYGAKFYRNYEALLRDENVEAVYIAIETYRHREIAIRAAEEGKHILLEKPIALNLRDADDVIRAARKAGVKLMLPFNPRFTEPLVKAKEMIDAGEIGPIEYIQTISENVKPPIFLQGLDMGWFLDASKSGGGGFMDTAPHGVDSLLWLTGDLPKKVYADIGAKIYGFPVDDIGTAVLEFRKGVLAVLTAGWGNPRGYSYGIEIKYYLVGREGFLDVRTAYPDFTVYQDRAEKIYWDRPDVRGIVSSFTRAVLRDENVPITGEDAKKNLAIILAAYESSRTGKTVKPRV; encoded by the coding sequence ATGAAGAAGCTCAACTTCGGAATAATAAGCTACGCTCATCCCCACGCCCTTCGTTTTGCCTCCACTATCGCGGGGGGCAAGGGGACAAAACTCGTGGCCATATCTGGCGATGGAGCCAACCCGGACGTTGCACGCGCCGAGGCGAAGAAGTACGGGGCGAAGTTCTACAGAAACTACGAGGCACTCCTGAGGGATGAGAACGTCGAGGCGGTTTACATAGCAATCGAGACCTACCGGCACAGGGAGATAGCCATCAGGGCCGCTGAGGAGGGCAAGCACATACTCCTTGAGAAACCCATAGCCCTGAACCTCAGGGATGCGGACGATGTTATAAGGGCCGCCAGGAAGGCCGGCGTAAAGCTCATGCTCCCCTTCAACCCCAGGTTCACGGAGCCCCTCGTGAAGGCGAAGGAGATGATCGATGCCGGTGAGATAGGTCCCATTGAGTACATCCAGACGATTTCGGAGAACGTTAAGCCTCCGATATTCCTTCAGGGCCTTGACATGGGCTGGTTCTTGGACGCGAGTAAGTCCGGCGGCGGGGGCTTCATGGACACGGCACCCCACGGTGTTGACTCCCTCCTCTGGCTCACGGGGGACCTCCCCAAGAAGGTCTACGCGGACATAGGCGCCAAGATATACGGTTTCCCTGTGGATGATATAGGCACCGCCGTCCTTGAGTTCAGAAAGGGCGTTCTTGCTGTTCTCACTGCCGGCTGGGGCAATCCGAGGGGCTACTCCTACGGCATCGAGATAAAGTACTACCTCGTCGGCAGGGAGGGCTTCCTCGACGTGAGAACTGCCTACCCGGACTTTACGGTCTACCAGGACAGGGCGGAGAAGATATACTGGGACAGGCCTGACGTGAGGGGGATAGTGAGTTCCTTCACGAGGGCCGTTCTGAGGGATGAGAACGTTCCCATAACCGGCGAGGATGCGAAGAAGAACCTGGCGATAATCCTTGCGGCCTACGAGTCGTCCAGAACGGGGAAAACCGTGAAGCCCAGGGTTTAA
- a CDS encoding ABC transporter substrate-binding protein yields MRRLFGVLLAAVVLFAVVSSGCISPGGEEKVTVTFLSTQLNPPEERAFVQEDLLKGFTSDTNIEVNFVPISYTDMVTRLEGEMQTGKVTIDVIGDLHGGMDYMASKGWLEDLSTMPKLEGRTFISTFEQYSYIRGQKAYVPWMSATYVMVVNKEAFQYLPEGLTEDDVMKGTDKWTYDALLQWAKNLKEAKGQPELGFPAGPKGLFVRFLHGYIYPSYTGYQAKEFDSPEAVEMWDYLKELWPYVHPSSTTWDAMADPLLKGEVLIAWDHTARIKNAIETKPDQFVVVPVPRGPKGRGFIVVLAGLAIPKGAPHKDEAWKLIDYLTKPDTQVKVLEKVGFFPTVEEASGKLPEGPLKILAEGVQAQASTEDALVVMIPNLGDKGGQFKEYYKQAFERIVLNNEDPATVTKEIKPDLIKLFEDVGVPVP; encoded by the coding sequence ATTAGGAGGTTGTTTGGTGTTCTGTTGGCGGCGGTTGTGTTGTTCGCCGTAGTGTCCAGTGGCTGTATCTCCCCCGGAGGGGAGGAGAAAGTAACAGTGACGTTTCTGTCAACCCAGCTGAACCCGCCCGAGGAGAGGGCCTTCGTCCAGGAGGACCTTCTGAAGGGGTTTACATCGGACACGAACATCGAGGTTAATTTCGTCCCGATTTCCTACACGGACATGGTTACGAGGCTCGAGGGCGAGATGCAGACTGGAAAGGTCACCATCGACGTCATAGGTGACCTCCACGGCGGTATGGACTACATGGCCTCGAAGGGCTGGCTCGAGGACCTCAGCACGATGCCCAAGCTCGAGGGAAGGACCTTCATCAGCACCTTCGAGCAGTACTCCTACATCCGCGGCCAGAAGGCCTACGTGCCATGGATGAGCGCCACCTACGTTATGGTCGTTAACAAGGAGGCCTTCCAGTACCTGCCGGAAGGGCTTACCGAAGATGACGTCATGAAGGGCACCGACAAGTGGACCTACGATGCCCTCCTCCAGTGGGCCAAGAACCTCAAGGAGGCCAAGGGACAGCCCGAACTGGGCTTCCCGGCCGGACCGAAGGGACTCTTCGTCAGGTTCCTCCATGGCTACATCTATCCGAGCTACACCGGCTACCAGGCGAAGGAGTTCGACAGTCCAGAGGCCGTTGAGATGTGGGACTACCTCAAGGAACTCTGGCCCTACGTGCACCCGTCGAGCACCACCTGGGACGCCATGGCTGACCCGCTCTTGAAGGGCGAGGTTCTCATAGCCTGGGACCACACGGCGAGGATTAAGAACGCCATCGAGACCAAGCCGGACCAGTTCGTCGTCGTGCCGGTTCCGAGGGGGCCGAAGGGCAGGGGATTCATAGTCGTCCTCGCCGGCCTCGCCATACCGAAGGGAGCACCGCACAAGGACGAGGCTTGGAAGCTCATAGACTACCTCACCAAGCCGGACACCCAGGTCAAGGTTCTGGAGAAGGTTGGATTCTTCCCGACCGTTGAGGAGGCCAGCGGAAAGCTGCCCGAGGGACCGCTCAAGATACTCGCGGAGGGGGTCCAGGCCCAGGCGAGCACCGAAGATGCCCTCGTCGTCATGATACCGAACCTTGGAGACAAGGGAGGACAGTTCAAGGAGTACTACAAGCAGGCCTTCGAGAGGATAGTCCTCAACAACGAGGATCCGGCGACGGTAACCAAGGAGATCAAGCCCGACCTCATAAAGCTCTTCGAGGACGTTGGAGTGCCGGTGCCGTGA
- a CDS encoding carbohydrate ABC transporter permease has product MERRSLVPYLLILPAFAYLLFFVGYPLVQALYLAFTQNGALSLEVWRRTFSDYYFWSAFKYTILLAGIIVPTQVALAVVLALLMNRVFKGKDAALYALIIPLTISDVAAGLIWYSMLSPYGFINKLLMNLGLISQPIYVFGYEYRMREFFAIVIAELWRSTAIVFVIILAGLQMISKEYIEAAEVFGASYWTRLRRIVLPLLKPSIQSALIIRTLFAMQIFGIVWILAGRDIPVLAGEGYYQLTEIKDAGVASVYALVIAGLSILLGALYIKFLRAEYLEVGE; this is encoded by the coding sequence ATGGAACGGCGCTCTCTCGTTCCCTATCTTTTAATTTTGCCGGCTTTCGCGTATCTGCTGTTTTTTGTTGGCTATCCCCTCGTTCAGGCCCTCTATCTGGCCTTCACCCAGAACGGTGCCCTCTCCCTTGAGGTATGGCGGAGAACCTTTAGCGATTACTACTTTTGGAGCGCGTTTAAATACACAATCCTTCTGGCGGGTATCATAGTCCCGACCCAGGTTGCCCTTGCCGTTGTTCTGGCCCTTCTAATGAACCGCGTTTTCAAGGGCAAGGACGCCGCCCTCTACGCCCTCATAATTCCCCTCACCATAAGCGACGTGGCGGCCGGTTTAATATGGTACTCCATGCTCTCCCCCTACGGTTTCATAAACAAGCTTCTCATGAACCTGGGGCTGATAAGCCAGCCGATATACGTATTCGGCTACGAATACCGCATGAGGGAGTTCTTCGCGATAGTTATAGCCGAGCTGTGGCGCTCCACGGCGATAGTCTTTGTGATAATCCTGGCCGGCCTTCAGATGATAAGCAAGGAGTACATCGAGGCTGCCGAGGTCTTTGGGGCGAGCTACTGGACGAGGCTCAGGCGCATCGTTCTGCCGCTCCTAAAGCCCAGCATCCAGAGCGCCCTCATAATAAGGACTCTCTTCGCGATGCAGATCTTCGGTATCGTCTGGATACTGGCCGGCAGGGACATCCCGGTTCTCGCCGGTGAGGGCTACTACCAGCTCACGGAGATAAAGGACGCCGGCGTTGCATCGGTATACGCCCTCGTGATAGCTGGTCTCTCCATACTGCTCGGTGCGCTATACATCAAGTTCCTCCGCGCTGAGTATCTGGAGGTGGGAGAATGA